One genomic window of Salvelinus namaycush isolate Seneca chromosome 22, SaNama_1.0, whole genome shotgun sequence includes the following:
- the LOC120017630 gene encoding zinc finger SWIM domain-containing protein 8-like isoform X4, with translation MELMFAEWEDGERFSFEDSDRFEEDSLCSFISEAESLCQNWRGWRKQSAGPNSPTVKIKDGQVIPLVELSAKQVAFHIPFEVVEKVYPPVPEQLQLRIAYWSFPENEEDIRLYSCLANGSPDEFQRGEQLYRMRAVKDPLQIGFHLSATVVSPQAGQSKGAYNVAVMFDRCRITSCSCTCGAGAKWCAHVVALCLFRIHNASAVCLRAPVSESLSRLQRDQLQKFAQYLISELPQQILPTAQRLLDELLSSQSTAINTVCGAPDPTAGPSASDQSTWYLDESTLSDNIKKTLHKFCGPSPVVFSDVNSMYLSSTEPPAAAEWACLLRPLRGREPEGIWNLLSIVREMLKRRDSNAAPLLEILTEQCLTYEQIIGWWYSVRTSASHSSASGHTGRSNGQSEVAAHACASMCDEMVVLWRLAVLDPTMSPHRRLELAAQLKQWHLKVIEIVKRGQHRKSLDKLFQGFKPAVESCYFNWEVAYPLPGITYCSADKKSASFCWARAVQQQRGAKAGLAGDTSELGGGGGRSGSSEGGGGDYKGRSPQQEVAVRPKETIVSKRKGLSAGGGGGVLVRLGGSVSLSLEEGSSKGMYKGAGSSSSTGGKAKIAQGGKSSSGGSGVVGGKHQAAKRRTSSEDSSLEPDMAELSLDDGSSLALGAEASNTFDFTPPPPEMLPSPSPLLREPHKYSGGGKGAGNTPKERAFEGKRVTLAATLPATEPQPAFPTKENTAVIVEAAIAVEKVVNVEAEMNGNEEAAIAGDARPSTSVVTVTAAAAKSPRGARRETGTEAVALPNQAPEGAAEAGAGGDPVGEDDYQAYFLNSANEEGAERVSENNNEEEPDIFAGIKPLEQEGQMEVLFACAEALHAHGYSNDACRLAVELAGDLLANPPDLKVEQPQTKGKKSKVSTSRQTQVATNTLVKTSFLLTVLSERLELHNLAFSTGMFSLELQRPPASTKALEVKLAYQESEVVALLKKIPLGLVEMTSIRDRAEQLRDGNFCDYRPVLPLMLASFIFDVLCTPVVSPTGSRPPSRNRNNEMPGDEELGFEAAVAALGMKTTVSEAEHPLLCEGTRREKGDLALALMITYKDDQSKLKKILDKLLDRESQTHKPQTLSSFYSSKPAASSQRSPSKHATHTAHGHGGATGGVSKHAPNTTAAAGSSSSLQAVAAGGAAGQQAGLAGSGVQNNSTAGECVSEAREQADGVQPASCDQPSEAVPFKPEGTVPSRLALGGRGAYSGRCWGSPVRQKKKHTGMASIDSSAPETTSDSSPTLSRRPLRGGWAAASWGRGQDSDSISSSSSDSLGSSSSSGSRRAGGGARAKSTDTSRYKGRRPECHAPHVPNQPSEAAAHFYFELAKTVLIKAGGNSSTSIFTQPSASGGHQGPHRNLHLCAFEIGLYALGLHNFVSPNWLSRTYSSHVSWITGQAMEIGSAALNILVECWDGHLTPPEVASLADRASRARDPNMVRAAAELALSCLPHAHALNPNEIQRALVQCKEQVHVRYSSVLQKTHRTTHDNVMLEKACMAVEEAAKGGGVYPEVLFEVAHQWYWLYEQTVGGGSGAQREGPGRCGANGGAGRRPPETGHGVMDNIGNMDSSGVATVTASVTAATVVPVISVGSTIYQSHALPGSAMAHPHTQGLHPYTTIQAHLPTVCTPQYLGHPLQHVPRPTVFPVSGGAYPQCVCVPSQGMHPAFIGAQYPFSVATGPHPPMAATAVTFPGVPVPSMTQIAVHPYHTETGLPLSTTVAVGGVHSGATIQAIQGSSLPGMSSQPVSLVSAPFPSEDEQHSQPISQQGLHYLHSAYRVGMLALEMLGRRAHNDHPNNFSRSPPYTEDVKWLLGLAARLGVNYVYQFCVGAAKGVLSPFVLQEIIMEALQRLNPAHIHAHLRTPAFHQLVQRCQQAYLQYIHHRLIHLTPADYDDFVNIIRSARGAFCLTPVGMMQFNDVLQNLKRGKQTKELWQRISLEMATFSP, from the exons GCTGTACTCGTGTCTGGCTAACGGCAGCCCTGATGAGTTCCAGCGAGGGGAGCAGCTGTACAGGATGAGGGCTGTCAAAGACCCTCTGCAGATAG gttTCCACCTCAGTGCCACCGTGGTGTCGCCCCAGGCTGGCCAATCAAAAGGGGCGTACAATGTGGCTGTCATGTTCGACCGCTGCCGCATCACTTCCTGCAGTTGCACCTGTGGAGCCGGGGCCAAGTGGTGCGCCCATGTGGTGGCCCTCTGCCTCTTCAGGATCCACAAC GCGTCTGCAGTGTGCTTGCGAGCCCCCGTGTCAGAGTCCCTGTCCCGGCTGCAGAGGGACCAGCTGCAGAAGTTTGCCCAGTACCTCATCAGTGAGCTTCCCCAACAG ATTTTGCCCACAGCCCAGAGGCTCCTGGATGAGCTCCTGTCCTCCCAGTCCACAGCCATCAACACAGTGTGTGGGGCTCCCG ACCCCACTGCTGGCCCCTCAGCCTCTGATCAGAGCACCTGGTATCTAGATGAGTCTACGCTCAGTGACAACATCAAGAAGACTCTGCACAAGTTCTGTggcccctctcctgttgtcttcaG TGACGTCAACTCCATGTACCTGTCATCCACGGAGCCTCCGGCGGCGGCAGAGTGGGCGTGTCTGCTGAGGCCGCTGAGGGGGCGGGAGCCCGAGGGGATCTGGAACCTCCTGTCCATCGTCAGGGAGATGCTCAAGAGGAGAGACAGCAATGCTGCACCCCTACTAGAGATCCTCACTGAGCAGTGTCTCACTTATGAACAG ATCATTGGCTGGTGGTACAGCGTGCGTACGTCGGCATCCCACAGCAGTGCCAGCGGGCACACGGGGCGCAGTAACGGGCAGTCGGAGGTGGCAGCCCACGCCTGCGCCAGCATGTGTGATGAGATGGTCGTTCTGTGGAGGCTGGCTGTCCTAGACCCCACCATGAGCCCTCATAG GCGTTTGGAGCTGGCTGCCCAGCTCAAGCAGTGGCATCTGAAAGTGATTGAGATCGTGAAGCGAGGACAACACCGCAAGTCCCTGGACAAACTGTTCCAGGGCTTCAAGCCAGCCGTGGAGTCCTGCTACTTCAACTGGGAGGTGGCCTACCCACTGCCAGGCATCACCTACTGCAGTGCAGACAAGAAGAGCGCTTCCTTCTGCTGGGCCAGGGCAGTGCAGCAGCAGAGAGGGGCCAAGGCTGGCCTGGCTGGAGACACCTCTGAacttggaggaggaggggggagatctGGCAGCTCTGAGGGAGGTGGGGGAGACTACAAGGGTAGAAGTCCCCAACAAGAAGTGGCGGTCAGGCCCAAAGAGACCATCGTGAGCAAAAGGAAGGGGTTGTCGGCCGGGGGCGGAGGAGGGGTCCTAGTGCGGCTAGGGggcagtgtgtctctctctctagaggAGGGCAGTAGTAAGGGGATGTACAAAGGCGCAGGTTCCTCCTCGTCCACTGGGGGCAAGGCTAAGATAGCCCAGGGGGGCAAGTCGTCCTCTGGGGGATCAGGAGTGGTAGGGGGAAAACACCAAGCGGCCAAGCGGCGCACCAGCAGTGAGGACAGCTCCCTCGAGCCTGACATGGCCGAGCTGAGCCTGGATGATGGCTCCAGTCTGGCGCTGGGTGCTGAGGCCAGCAACACCTTTGACTTCACGCCCCCGCCGCCTGAGATGCTGCCCTCACCAAGCCCGCTACTCAGAGAGCCACACAAATACAGTGGGGGAGGGAAAGGGGCCGGAAACACGCCCAAGGAGCGCGCCTTCGAGGGCAAACGGGTCACCCTTGCTGCCACCCTGCCTGCCACTGAGCCCCAGCCCGCCTTCCCCACCAAAGAGAACACTGCTGTCATCGTGGAAGCAGCCATTGCTGTGGAGAAGGTGGTGAATGTGGAGGCGGAGATGAATGGAAATGAGGAGGCGGCCATCGCTGGAGACGCTCGGCCCTCCACCTCGGTTGTTACCGTGACTGCAGCTGCTGCCAAGTCACCGCGTGGTGCCCGCCGAGAAACTGGCACCGAAGCCGTAGCCCTGCCCAATCAGGCCCCAGAGGGAGCAGCAGAAGCAGGGGCAGGAGGAGACCCTGTAGGAGAGGATGACTACCAGGCCTACTTTCTGAATTCAGCTAAtgaggagggggcagagagagtgtCAGAGAACAACAATGAGGAGGAACCAGACATCTTTGCTGGGATCAAGCCACTGGAGCAGGAGGGCCAGATGGAGGTGCTGTTTGCGTGTGCAGAGGCCCTCCACGCTCACGGCTACAGCAACGATGCCTGCAGACTGGCAGTGGAGCTGGCTGGAGACCTGCTGGCCAACCCTCCAGACCTGAAGGTGGAGCAGCCCCAGACCAAGGGCAAGAAGAGCAAGGTGTCCACCAGCAGGCAGACCCAGGTGGCCACCAACACCCTGGTTAAGACCTCCTTCCTGCTGACGGTGCTGAGCGAGAGGCTGGAGCTTCACAACCTGGCCTTCAGCACGGGTATGTTCTCTCTGGAGCTGCAGAGGCCCCCAGCCTCCACCAAGGCCCTGGAGGTCAAGCTTGCCTACCAGGAGTCAGAGGTGGTGGCTCTGCTGAAGAAAATCCCTCTGGGCCTGGTGGAGATGACGTCCATACGGGACAGGGCCGAGCAGCTCCGAGACGGGAACTTCTGTGACTACAGGCCCGTCCTGCCCCTCATGCTGGCCAGCTTCATATTTGATGTGCTGTGTACCCCTG TTGTGTCCCCCACAGGTTCCCGTCCGCCTAGCCGTAATCGGAACAACGAGATGCCTGGAGATGAGGAGCTGGGCTTTGAGGCGGCTGTAGCAGCACTGG GTATGAAGACCACAGTGAGCGAGGCAGAGcatcctctgctgtgtgaggggaccaggagagagaaaggagacttGGCTCTGGCCCTCATGATCACATACAAGGATGACCAGAGCAAGCTGAAAAAG ATCCTGGACAAGCTGCTGGACAGAGAGAGCCAGACCCACAAGCCCCAGACCCTGAGCTCCTTCTACTCCAGCAAGCCAGCTGCCAGCAGCCAAAGGAGCCCGTCCAAGCACGCTACCCACACTGCTCACGGACACGGAGGTGCCACCGGAGGGGTGTCCAAACATGCCCCCAACACCACAGCTGCAGCCgggtcctcctcctccttgcaAGCGGTGGCTGCTGGGGGGGCGGCAGGACAGCAGGCGGGTCTGGCGGGCAGTGGGGTGCAGAACAACTCCACAGCCGGAGAGTGTGTCAGTGAGGCCAGAGAGCAAG CAGATGGCGTCCAGCCTGCGTCATGTGACCAGCCGAGTGAGGCTGTCCCATTCAAGCCAGAGGGCACAGTGCCGAGCCGCTTGGCGCTGGGAGGACGGGGGGCATACAGCGGGCGCTGCTGGGGCTCTCCTGTCCGCCAGAAGAAGAAACACACAG GCATGGCGAGTATCGACAGCAGTGCTCCTGAGACCACCTCAGACAGCTCCCCCACCCTTAGTCGACGCCCACTCAGAGGGGGCTGGGCCGCAGCTTCCTGGGGGAGGGGCCAAGACAGTGACAGCATCAGCAGCTCCTCTTCTGATTCGCTAGGCTCCTCCTCATCCAGTGGCTCTCGCAGGGCCGGAGGCGGAGCTAGAGCAAAGAGCACAGACACCAGCAG GTATAAAGGGCGTCGTCCCGAGTGCCATGCACCACATGTGCCCAACCAACCGTCGGAGGCGGCGGCCCACTTCTACTTCGAGCTGGCCAAGACCGTGCTGATCAAGGCCGGGGGCAACAGCTCCACCTCCATCTTCACCCAGCCCTCAGCCAGTGGAGGCCACCAGGGGCCCCACCGCAACTTGCACCTCTGTGCCTTTGAGATCGGCCTGTACGCCCTAGGCCTGCACAACTTTGTCTCACCTAACTGGCTCTCCAGGACCTACTCCTCCCACGTCTCCTGGATCACAG gCCAGGCCATGGAGATCGGCAGTGCTGCCCTCAACATCCTGGTGGAATGCTGGGACGGGCACCTCACCCCTCCCGAGGTGGCATCACTGGCCGACAGAGCATCACGGGCGCGGGATCCTAACATGGTTCGCGCTGCGGCTGAGCTGGCCCTAAGCTGCCTGCCCCATGCACACGCCCTCAACCCCAATGAGATCCAGAGGGCCCTGGTGCAGTGCAAGGAACAGGTACATGTCCGGTACTCTTCAGTTCTGCAGAAGACACATCGGACTACTCAT gACAACGTGATGCTAGAGAAAGCCTGTATGGCTGTAGAGGAGGCAGCCAAGGGGGGCGGTGTGTACCCTGAGGTTCTGTTTGAGGTGGCCCACCAGTGGTACTGGCTCTATGAGCAGACAGTAGGAGGGGGGTCAGGGGCCCAGCGTGAAGGCCCGGGACGCTGTGGGGCCAACGGTGGAGCTGGAAGGAGGCCCCCAGAGACGGGCCACGGTGTAATGGACAACATTGGCAACATGGATTCCTCCGGCGTCGCTACGGTGACGGCCTCAGTGACAGCAGCGACTGTGGTGCCCGTCATCTCTGTGGGCTCCACCATCTACCAATCACACGCCCTTCCCGGCTCGGCCATGGCCCACCCCCACACCCAGGGCCTGCACCCCTACACCACCATCCAGGCCCACCTACCCACAGTCTGCACCCCCCAGTACCTGGGGCACCCACTGCAGCACGTCCCCCGGCCCACTGTATTCCCTGTGTCAGGGGGTGCCTACCCACAG tgtgtatgtgtgccctcTCAGGGAATGCACCCGGCCTTTATCGGTGCCCAGTACCCGTTCTCAGTGGCCACTGGCCCCCATCCGCCCATGGCAGCGACAGCGGTCACCTTCCCCGGTGTTCCCGTGCCGTCCATGACCCAGATCGCCGTCCACCCCTATCACACCGAGACCGGCCTGCCTCTTAGCACCACTGTAGCAG TAGGTGGCGTCCATTCAGGCGCCACAATCCAGGCCATTCAGGGGTCATCTCTTCCTGGAATGTCTTCTCAGCCTGTCTCATTGGTCAGCGCCCCCTTCCCGTCTGAAGACGAGCAGCATAGCCAGCCAATCAGCCAGCAGGGCCTTCACTACCTGCACTCAGCATACAGAGTTG GCATGCTAGCTTTGGAGATGCTTGGCAGGAGGGCTCACAACGACCATCCCAATAACTTCTCCCGCAGCCCCCCATACACAGAGGACGTCAAGTGGCTCCTGGGCCTGGCTGCACGGCTAG GGGTGAACTACGTGTACCAGTTCTGTGTGGGTGCGGCTAAGGGCGTGCTCAGCCCCTTCGTTCTTCAGGAGATCATCATGGAGGCTCTCCAGAGACTGAACCCCGCCCACATCCATGCCCATCTCCGCACGCCTGCCTTCCACCAACTGGTGCAACGCTGCCAGCAGGCCTACCTACAG TACATCCACCACCGGCTGATCCACCTGACCCCGGCCGACTACGACGACTTTGTCAACATCATCCGCAGCGCCCGCGGGGCCTTCTGCCTGACCCCTGTGGGCATGATGCAGTTCAACGACGTGCTGCAGAACCTGAAGAGGGGCAAGCAGACCAAGGAGCTGTGGCAGCGCATCTCTCTGGAGATGGCCACCTTCTCCCCATGA